One part of the Bacteroidota bacterium genome encodes these proteins:
- a CDS encoding agmatine deiminase family protein: MITIDWIYNRPRPSDDAVPVAVSNYIGTPLYQTTTAPWNLVHTGGNFMTDGFGTGFSSELVLEENSSAGGFGINHTPAEVDTIMKQFMGINRYIIMDKLPYDVIHHIDMHMKLLDEETLLVGEYPPGVADGPQIEANLQFVLANYNSVYGTPYKVIRIPMPDDNNLYPNNGGDYFTYTNSSFINKTVILPVYGISEDTTAVRIYEESLPGYTIVPINCISMIGALGALHCITKEVGTNDPLLISHQALPNTTDTLNSYTVSARIQHRSGISTATLYWRTDTLQPWQSVSMNPAGTFMWDGAIPAQTVGTKVYYYIGATAVSGKTQVRPLPAPAGNWRFEVTGTTSLTENNGSGMKIDVFPNPCRGITCISIENKPLSSADIMLCDATGRMVQLISTGALKKESNKFFFDASQLAAGVYFIRIRTEHTLDYRKIVVQH, from the coding sequence TTGATCACCATTGACTGGATATATAACCGACCGCGTCCTTCGGATGATGCTGTTCCTGTTGCCGTATCTAATTATATTGGAACCCCACTTTATCAAACCACAACGGCTCCATGGAATCTTGTTCATACAGGCGGTAATTTCATGACCGATGGATTCGGTACAGGGTTTTCATCAGAGTTAGTGCTGGAAGAAAACTCCAGTGCCGGTGGTTTTGGAATTAACCATACCCCGGCGGAGGTAGATACGATCATGAAGCAATTCATGGGGATCAACCGTTACATTATTATGGATAAGCTGCCTTATGATGTCATTCATCATATTGATATGCACATGAAGTTGCTCGATGAGGAAACCTTGCTGGTGGGTGAATATCCACCCGGAGTGGCTGATGGACCACAGATCGAAGCCAATCTTCAATTTGTACTTGCTAATTACAACTCGGTCTATGGTACACCATATAAAGTGATTCGTATACCTATGCCGGATGATAACAATCTATATCCTAATAATGGCGGGGATTATTTCACGTATACGAACTCCTCCTTTATTAATAAAACGGTTATCCTTCCAGTTTACGGCATTTCTGAAGATACAACGGCGGTCAGGATTTACGAAGAAAGTCTTCCGGGATACACCATTGTACCTATTAATTGCATCTCCATGATCGGAGCATTAGGGGCTTTACACTGCATCACGAAAGAAGTAGGTACCAACGACCCGCTGTTGATCAGCCATCAGGCATTACCCAATACAACGGATACGCTTAACAGTTATACTGTCTCCGCACGTATTCAGCATCGCAGTGGAATCTCAACTGCTACACTCTACTGGCGTACAGACACGCTTCAGCCCTGGCAATCGGTGAGCATGAATCCCGCTGGAACATTCATGTGGGACGGAGCAATTCCGGCACAGACAGTTGGAACTAAAGTATACTATTATATAGGTGCGACTGCCGTAAGTGGTAAAACACAAGTTCGACCCTTGCCTGCCCCCGCGGGTAACTGGAGGTTTGAAGTGACAGGTACTACGTCCCTGACAGAAAACAATGGTTCCGGAATGAAGATCGATGTATTCCCAAATCCTTGTCGTGGCATCACCTGCATCTCCATTGAAAACAAACCTTTATCCTCGGCGGATATCATGCTATGCGATGCTACCGGAAGAATGGTGCAGCTCATTTCCACAGGCGCATT
- a CDS encoding agmatine deiminase family protein: MKKYLLIFLLLTTIIGNLSAQEDHFLSPAERALMPGYISTRSGESTAAVTPPSSPVRTIAEWEELQALVVGWKSYPTILRQIVAAAKAETRVIIVYATPDNPTSLTSYLASGGVDTINVTFLAAPVNSVWARDYGPECLHKRRRLLDHH, translated from the coding sequence ATGAAAAAATATCTTTTAATCTTTCTACTCTTAACGACCATCATTGGAAACCTTTCTGCTCAGGAAGATCACTTTTTGTCTCCTGCGGAGAGAGCTTTAATGCCCGGGTATATATCCACGCGCTCCGGTGAATCCACTGCTGCCGTTACTCCTCCCTCGAGTCCGGTGCGGACTATTGCGGAATGGGAAGAATTACAGGCATTAGTAGTAGGATGGAAATCTTATCCAACCATCTTAAGACAGATTGTTGCTGCGGCAAAGGCAGAAACAAGGGTTATAATCGTTTATGCTACACCGGATAATCCTACTTCCCTCACGAGTTATCTTGCTTCCGGAGGTGTTGACACTATAAATGTCACTTTTCTCGCGGCTCCGGTTAACTCTGTTTGGGCACGCGACTATGGCCCCGAGTGCTTACACAAACGACGTAGACTCCTTGATCACCATTGA
- a CDS encoding response regulator, producing MDNKIRILLVDDRPENLLTLESILAEDHRHFLSATSGAEALLMTELEDFDLILLDYRLDDMNGIDVAKALRLKPKTSHIPILLVTALSKRESPHLEDFEAGTIEIIYKPLDIELTRNKTSFYEEKSLSRKNEMVSKNQMK from the coding sequence ATGGATAATAAGATCAGGATATTATTAGTTGATGACAGACCGGAAAATTTGCTGACACTTGAAAGCATACTTGCAGAAGATCACCGCCACTTTCTTTCAGCGACCAGTGGTGCAGAAGCACTTTTAATGACAGAACTGGAAGATTTCGATCTGATTCTGTTGGATTACCGATTGGATGATATGAATGGAATAGATGTAGCAAAAGCACTGCGATTAAAGCCTAAAACTTCCCATATTCCCATTTTACTCGTTACCGCCTTATCGAAAAGAGAAAGTCCACACCTGGAAGATTTTGAAGCCGGCACTATTGAAATCATTTACAAACCGCTTGACATTGAATTAACCCGAAATAAAACCAGTTTCTACGAAGAAAAATCTTTATCCCGAAAGAATGAAATGGTGTCTAAGAACCAGATGAAATAA